A part of Numenius arquata chromosome 2, bNumArq3.hap1.1, whole genome shotgun sequence genomic DNA contains:
- the MAPK8IP2 gene encoding C-Jun-amino-terminal kinase-interacting protein 2, whose amino-acid sequence MADRAEMFSLSTFHSLSPPGCRPPQDISLEEFDDEDLSEITDDCGIGLNYDSDHYEKDCLVLERGEQPHPVCTFQDDFQEFEMIDDNEEEEEEEEEGNELEAPPSPSASPIPSPALEETQKHRPTTLNLTAPGTQDSLNNNGSFPQPAHRTTWQDALLHSSSSSSSSHAGHSSPHACIQDGPCLESPKGPSPGGAGQAPASLQPSPFDSQGNSHESLAHGNPSPPRAGEDYNMNIISSALRAPHSPSHLCQPPPKPSLSPTGPAAPPGPPDTGLPPRAPPAAVDGRRAPPKHEAAPSRERLAPGEGGGSGAGSPGSPTAPQEKAGSPRCREEPVAMVVAERQEGQGARLTGAYERPAGPAESLSSDGEGPQPGRAASMRGHPSGSSETTSPSSDPGIEADLTSRTTKPFLPGGRHGEDLSSPGSDSDVEGEIEAAFAGGRLVSNMISSISETELDLSSDSSSGRSSHLTNSIEEASSPTSEAELETELEAPGLMGIKDSLLLDKGKEEEEETLERELPERGVVRRESLAELKMEGYYDSLDPVDSSAPAGQTDVSVSSPLDLKIDPDHSLESIRRSFYLPVGPKLMPEADEEDNSEYDSDSESEPDLSEDSDSPWLLSNLVNKMISEGSYPIKCPDECFQQTHSLCDTISPASDLEPEILSEALDEGPGSRDSPVGAGDPAPLPRCQRAIELVDMETLRSSLQRAEDEQALGAGTEPVPELPADEPGPFLFLSNPTNDTIAPVFPGRPVALDRLGASEVLATFGCRSGPPRAAPRTEVATEEHHTTVAPSPPATVPEDWAIDRDLDSGILEADAMIDDVRLAPQGQSPDGCPPALDVSTAKTNRGFTMAYSTDEDEVPYLKGSPFPEDPLRGSFGGELPPAPGGLEPRALDESLAYDSVKYTLVVDEHTQLELVSLRRCTSVLSDDSDLLRACDRCDLEEEEAAFGDGLVAPDAHSSSEDSSPEADLQFSKKFLNVFVNSTSRSSSTESFGLFSCMVNGEEREQTHRAVFRFIPRHEDELELDVDDPILVELEEDDYWYRGYNMRTGERGIFPAFYAHEVVGQARDAIGLKRNPCWVERFNVQFLGSVEVPYHQGNGILCAAMQKIATTRKLTVHLRPPASCDLEITLQGIKLILTVTEYSRDEEFERCSHFFQMKNISFCGCHPRNSCYFGFITKHPVLSRFACHVFVSQESMRHVAECVGRAFQEYYQEHLEYACPTEDIYLE is encoded by the exons ATGGCGGATCGCGCCGAGATGTTCTCGCTCTCCACCTTCCACTCGCTCTCCCCGCCGGGCTGCAG gcccccccaggACATCAGCCTGGAGGAGTTTGATGACGAGGACCTGTCGGAGATCACGGACGACTGCGGCATCGGGCTGAACTACGACTCGGACCACTATGAGAAG GACTGCCTGGTGCTGGAGCGGGGCGAGCAGCCGCACCCCGTCTGCACCTTCCAGGACGACTTCCAGGAGTTCGAGATGATCGATGacaacgaggaggaggaggaagaggaggaggagggcaatgAGCTGGAAGCTCCACCGTCCCCTTCGGCCTCACCCATCCCCTCGCCCGCTCTGGAGGAGACGCAGAAGCACCGGCCCACCACCCTCAACCTGACAGCCCCGGGCACCCAG GACTCCCTAAACAACAATGGCAGCTTCCCACAGCCCGCTCACCGCACCACCTGGCAGGACGCCCTtctccactcctcctcctcctcctcttcctcacacgcTG GACACTCGTCTCCCCACGCCTGCATCCAAGATGGACCCTGCCTGGAGAGCCCGAAGGGGCCGAGCCCCGGGGGGGCCGGGCAGGCCCCCGCCTCGCTGCAGCCCTCCCCCTTTGACTCGCAAGGCAACAGCCACGAGTCGCTGGCACATGGTAACCCATCGCCCCCGAGAGCCGGGGAAGATTATAACATGAATATCATCTCCTCTGCGCTCCGAGCACCGCACTCCCCGTCGCACCTCTGCCAGCCGCCCCCTAAACCGTCTCTCTCTCCAACAGGGCCTgcggctccccccggcccccccgacACGGGCTTGCCGCCCCGGGCCCCCCCAGCCGCCGTCGATGGCCGCCGTGCCCCACCAAAGCATGAGGCGGCCCCCAGCCGAGAGAGGCTGGCGCCTGGCGAAGGGGGTGGCTCGGGGGCCGGCAGCCCGGGGTCCCCCACGGCCCCCCAAGAGAAGGCTGGCTCCCCGCGGTGCCGGGAGGAGCCGGTGGCCATGGTGGTCGCCGAGCggcaggaggggcagggcgcCCGGCTGACGGGTGCCTACGAGCGCCCCGCGGGGCCGGCAGAGTCCCTCAGCTCCGACGGGGAGGGCCCCCAGCCCGGGCGGGCGGCCAGCATGCGCGGGCACCCCTCGGGCTCCTCGGAGACCACCTCGCCCTCCTCGGACCCCGGCATCGAGGCCGACCTCACCAGCCGGACCACCAAGCCCTTCCTGCCCGGCGGCCGGCACGGAGAAGACCTCAGCTCGCCCGGCTCCGACTCGGACGTGGAGGGGGAGATCGAGGCGGCCTTCGCCGGTGGGCGCCTGGTCAGCAACATGATCTCCTCCATCTCGGAGACGGAGCTGGACCTGAGCAGCGACAGCAGCAGCGGCAGGTCCTCCCACCTCACCAACTCCATCGAGGAGGCCAGCTCGCCCACCTCGGAGGCCGAGCTGGAGACGGAGCTGGAGGCCCCCGGCCTGATGGGCATCAAGGACTCCCTGCTGCTGGacaagggcaaggaggaggaggaggagaccctgGAGAGGGAGCTGCCGGAGCGCGGGGTGGTGAGGCGGGAGAGCCTGGCTGAGCTGAAGATGGAGGGCTACTATGACAGCCTGGACCCCGTGGACTCCTCCGCGCCCGCGGGCCAGACGGACGTCTCCGTCTCCAGCCCCCTGGACCTGAAGATCGACCCCgaccacagcctggagagcaTCCGGCGCTCCTTCTACCTGCCAGTGGGGCCCAAGCTGATGCCCGAGGCAGACGAGGAGGACAACAGCGAGTATGACTCCGACTCGGAGTCAGAGCCCGACCTGAGCGAGGACTCGGACTCGCCCTGGCTGCTCAGCAACCTCGTCAACAAGATGATCTCGGAGGGCTCCTACCCCATCAAGTGCCCGGACGAGTGCTTCCAGCAGACCCACTCGCTCTGCGACACCATCTCCCCGGCCTCCGACCTGGAGCCCGAGATCCTGAGCGAGGCGCTGGACGAGGGGCCGGGCTCGCGGGACTCCCCGGTGGGGGCGGGGGACCCGgcccccctgccccgctgccaGCGCGCCATCGAGCTGGTGGACATGGAGACGCTGCGCAGCTCCCTCCAGCGCGCCGAGGATGAGCAGGCCCTGGGCGCTGGCACGGAGCCGGTGCCGGAGCTGCCCGCCGACGAGCCGggccccttcctcttcctcagcaaCCCCACCAACGACACCATAGCCCCCGTCTTCCCGGGGCGCCCCGTCGCCCTCGACAGGCTGGGCGCCTCTGAGGTCCTGGCCACCTTCGGCTGCCGCTCGGGGCCACCCCGTGCCGCCCCGCGCACCGAGGTCGCCACCGAGGAGCACCACACCACCGTGGCGCCATCACCACCGGCCACCGTCCCGGAGGACTGGGCCATCGACCGGGACCTGGACTCGGGCATCCTGGAGGCCGACGCCATGATCGACGACGTCCGGTTAGCGCCccaggggcagagccccgacgGCTGCCCACCCGCCCTGGATGTCTCCACCGCCAAGACCAACCGCGGCTTCACCATGGCCTACTCCACGGACGAGGACGAGGTGCCCTACCTGAAGGGCTCCCCCTTCCCTGAGGACCCGCTGCGGGGGAGCTTCGGGGGGGAGCTGCCGCCCGCCCCCGGGGGGCTGGAGCCGCGGGCGCTGGACGAGTCCCTGGCCTACGACTCGGTGAAGTACACGCTGGTGGTGGACGAGCACACGCAGCTGGAGCTGGTGAGTCTGCGGCGCTGCACCTCGGTGCTGAGCGACGACAGCGACCTGCTCCGCGCCTGCGACCGCTGcgacctggaggaggaggaggccgccTTCGGGGATGGGCTGGTGGCCCCCGATGCCCACAGCTCCTCCGAGGACTCGTCCCCAGAGGCCGACCTGCAGTTCTCCAAGAAGTTCCTCAACGTCTTTGTCAACAGCACCTCACGCTCCTCCA GCACAGAGTCCTTCGGGCTGTTCTCCTGCATGGTGAACGGGGAGGAGCGGGAGCAGACCCACCGGGCCGTCTTCAG gttcatcccCCGCCACGAGGATGAGCTGGAGCTGGACGTGGATGACCCCATcctggtggagctggaggaggatgaCTACTGGTACCGGGGCTACAACATGCGGACGGGGGAGAGGGGGATCTTCCCCGCCTTCTACGCCCACGAGGTGGTCGGCCAAGCCCGGGACGCCATCG GCCTGAAGAGGAACCCGTGCTGGGTGGAGCGGTTCAACGTGCAGTTCCTGGGCTCGGTGGAGGTGCCGTACCACCAGGGCAACGGCATCCTCTGCGCTGCCATGCAGAAG ATTGCCACCACCAGGAAGCTGACGGTGCACCTGCGCCCGCCGGCCAGCTGCGACCTGGAGATCACGCTGCAGGGCATCAAGCTCATCCTCACCGTCACCGAGTACAGCCGGGATGAGGAG TTTGAGCGCTGCAGCCACTTCTTCCAGATGAAGAACATCTCCTTCTGCGGGTGCCACCCCCGTAACAGCTG CTACTTCGGGTTCATCACCAAGCACCCGGTGCTGAGCCGCTTCGCCTGCCACGTCTTCGTCTCCCAGGAATCCATGCGGCACGTGGCCGAGTGTGTCGG ACGAGCGTTTCAGGAATATTACCAGGAGCACCTGGAgtacgcctgccccacagaggacATTTACCTGGAGTAA